The following DNA comes from Occultella kanbiaonis.
CCAGGAGGGTCGCGAAGGGGACGTCCGGGTCGTTGTCCCAGGCGGTGTCCTCCTGGAAGTCCATGGGATGCCCGGCGACGACGTTGTGCAGCCAGAAGCCGGTCGAGTCGCGCACGTGCCCGACCAGGCCGGCGATGCTCCAGCCGGACGGGGCCGCCGGTGCGCGCACCTGGTCCTCCGTGAGTCCCTGCGCGGAGCCGCGGATGTGCTCGGTGGTGTGCTGGATCCAGTCGAGCAGTTCGATGGTGACGGGGTCCCGGTGCTGCGTGTTCGGTGTCATGACCGTAGGTCGGAGCCGTTCTCGGGTTTTCGACAGTCCGACGCACACGTTCCACGCAGGCGGTGCTGGCACACTTCTGGCGTGAGCACCTCAGCCGGCGATGCGGCCGCACCGGAGCCCCTCCGTCGTCGCAACGTCTGGGGCTTCGGCCTCGGCACCCTCGGGCGGGACATGGTCGCCGCGATGGTGACCCTGTTCCTGCTCGTCTACCTCACCGAGGTGGTCCAGGTGCCGAACCAGACCCTGGGCGCCATCACCGTGGTGCTCGTGCTCATGCGCCTGTTCGACGCCGTGAACGACCCGGTGATGGGGTTCATCGTCGACAACACCCGGTCCCGGTGGGGCAAGTTCAAGCCGTGGATCGCGATCGGCGCACTGGCCTGGGCGGCTGCCACGGTGCTCATGTTCTCCGACTGGGGCGTCGAGGGCACGGCGTTCGTCGTCGTGTTCGTGGGTGTCTACCTCGTCTGGGAGGTCGCCTACACGGTCAACGACATCTCCTACTACGGGATGCTGCCGTCACTGTCGCGGGATCAGGGCGAGCGGGAGCGGATCGGGGTCGTGGCCCGGGTCTGCGCGAACGTCGGTCTGTTCGCCCTGGTGGTGGCCCTGGTACCGGTGACGGCAGCGCTCGAGGGCGCGCTCGGCTCGGCGCAGCGCGCCTGGTTCGTGCTCGCCGTCGTCCTGGTCGTGGTGATGCTCGCGTTCCAGGCGATCACGCTCGTCGCGACCCGGCAGCGGGTCGCCGTCGAGACGATCTCGCCCACCCCGCTGCGGGAGCTGCTCGGCGTGATCGCCCGCAACGACCAGCTCCTCTGGGTCACCCTGGCGATGGTGGTGTTCATGACCGGGTACACGGTCACCACCAGCCTCGGGCTGTACTACTTCACCTACATCTTCGGCGACGCCGGGATGTACTCGGTGTTCGCGGCGATCCTCGGCGTCACGCAGATCCTCGGGCTCCTCGTCTTCCCGCTGGTCTCGGCGCGGCTGTCCCGGCGCCGGGTCCACCTGGTGGCCACCTCCCTCTGTGTGGCCGGCTACGCCGTGTTCCTGCTCGCGGACTCCACGATGGTGGGGATCGGCGTCGCCGGCGTGCTGCTGTTCGGAGGGCAGGCGTTCATCCAGTTGCTCATGATGATGTTCATCGCGGACTCCGTGGAGTACGGGCAGTGGAAGCTGGGCCGTCGCAACGAGTCGGTCACGTTCTCCCTGCAGCCGTTCATCTACAAGGCCTCCAGTGCACTCGGCGCGGGTGTCGTGGGGCTCACCCTCATCCTCTCCGGGGTCAACGAGGCAGACACGCCGGCCGACGTCCCCGCGGGTGGTGCGGCCCTGTTCAAGGTCGCGATGATGGGCCTGCCGATGCTCCTGGTGATCGTCAGTTGGCTGGTGCTCTCGCGCCGCTACCGCCTCGACGAGGCCACCTACGCCGGAATCGTGACCGACCTCGCGGACCGTGAGGCGGCGCTCGCGTCGAACGTCGGGCCGGACCCGACCGCCGGACCCCTCGGAGCCGCCGGAGGCCCCGATGACCCGCGTTGAGGCGCGCACCCGGCTGAAGGAGATCTACGGCCACCCGGTCGGGCGGGACGCGATCGACAAGGTACTGCTGCAACTGGGCCGCTCGAACCGGTGGGTCCGCAACCCGGTGGTGGCGAACCTGCGCCTCGGTACCGTCGCGCGGCTCGCCCGGCCCCTTCTCGGCGAGGAGTTCGCGCAGTCGCTCGTGACCGTACTGGCCGACCACGGACCGGACGACGAGACCACACCCGGCCCTGCGCCGTCGGGCCATGCAGCGGCGCAGCCGCCGTGGTGGCGCCGGGCGGTGTTCTACCAGGTCTACCCGCGCTCCTTCGCGGATTCCGACGGCGACGGCATCGGTGATCTGCGCGGCGTCACCTCCCGCCTCGATCACCTCGCCGACCTCGGCGTCGACTGCGTGTGGCTGTCCCCGATCTTCGACTCGCCGAACGAGGACATGGGCTACGACGTGCGCGACTACCGGGCGGTCATGGCCGAGATGGGCACCCTGGCCGACCTCGACGCGCTCATCGCCGGCGCTCACGAGCGCGGGATGCGGATCATCCTCGACCTCGTCGTCAACCACACGTCCGCGCAGCACCCGTGGTTCCGGGCCGCCGTCGCCGACCCGGACGGCCCCTACGGCGACTACTACCACCTGCGGCCCGGCGCCCCGGGCGAGGACGGCAGCGGGAGGCCCCCGAACAACTGGGCCTCGTTCTTCGGGGGCAGCGCGTGGCGTTGGATCCCGCAGGCGCACCGCTGGGCGCTGCACCTGTTCGCGCCCGGGCAGATGGACCTCAACTGGGACAACCCGCGGGTGCGGGCCGAGGTCGCCGAGATCGTGCGGTGGTGGCGCGGGCGCGGCATCGACGGGTTCCGGCTCGACGTCATCAACTACATCTCCAAACGAGGCGGCCTTCCGGACGGCAACGAGGCCATCGGTGCCCTCATGGGCTTCCCAGGGATCGAGCACTACTTCTTCGGGCCGCGGCTGCACTCCTACCTGCGCGAGTTGCGCACGGTCGGCTTCACCCGGTCCCCCGGCGATCCGGCGCCGCCGTCGACGGTGCGCTCGCGCCGCCCGGACGGCACCCTCGGCGACCCGGCTCCCCCGGACCCGGTCGGTGTCATGGTCGGCGAGACGCCCGGGGTCGGCGTGGAGATGTCCCGGCTGCTCAGCGGGGCCCGGCGGGGCGAGCTCGACCTGGTGTTCAACTTCGACGTGCTCGACGGCCCCGGCAAGGTTCGCTGGGACGACTACCGGTACGACCTCGGCTACCTCAAGGGGTTCTACCTGGACTATCTGGACCGCGTCGGGCCGGACGACGCGATCGCCCTGTTCCTGGACAACCACGACAACCCCCGGATGCTCTCCAAGGTGCTCGGCGCGCGCGACGCGGACCCGGTCCTGCGAGCCGCGCTCGCCAAGGCGCTCGCGACGATCCAGCTGATGCTGCCCGGTACCCCATTCCTGTTCCAGGGCCAGGAGATCGGCGCCGTCGACCAGGACTTCACCTCGGTGGCCGACCTGCGCGACGTCGAGTCCCTGAACCGGTTCGCCGAGCTGTGTGCGGAGGGGGCGAGCGAGGCCGAGGCGCTGGCCCGGGTGCTGCCCGGGGCGCGCGATCACGCCCGGGTGCCGATGCGCTGGGAACCGGGACCCCACACGGGGTTCAGCACGGGCACGCCGTGGCAGGTCGGCCGGGAGGACTCGGCCGGCTTCACGGTCGCCGAACAGTCCACGGACCCGGGCTCGGTGCTGAACTTCCATCGAGACCTGATCGGCCTGCGCCGCGCCGAACCGGCGCTGACCGACGGCGGGTTCCGCGCCCTGGCCCCCGGCTCCCGCACGTACTTCGGGTGGGTGCGGACGGCGCCCGGCACCGGGTCGGACTGGCTCATCGAGGTCAACCTCACCGACCGCACCATCAGGCGCCCGCGTGGCCTGCCGCGCGCGCGGGTGGTGCTCGCCTCCACCGGGACGGCACGGAGGGCGACGATGGCGCCCTACGAGTGCTCCGTCTCGCGGGTGTCACCCGAGCGGTGACCGCTGCGCGAGGAGTGACCGGACGTGTCAGGTCGGCTGGTTGCCGGAGATGTTGAACAGCCACCTGATGCCGAACCCGTCCACACACATCCCGAACGCGTCACCCCACGGCGCGACCGCGAGTGGCTCCGTGACCGTCCCGCTCCCGGAGAGCTTGTCCCAGTAGCCGCGCAGGGTCGCGTCGTCCTCGGGTCCGCCGGACAGGGAGACCGAGATGTTGCTGTTCGTGCCGGGGAACTCGAGCGAACTCGGGGTGTCCGCGGCCATCAGCAGGATGCCGCCGTCCCCCTCGAGCTGGCCGTGCATGATCTTCTCGGCGTCGGCCGGATCCTCGGCCGCGCCGAACTCGGCGAACGTGCTCGTCGTCAGTTCGCCCCCGAACACCGAGTGGTAGAACTCCAGCGCCGCGCGAGCGTTGTCGGAGAAGTTGAGGTACGGGTTCAGCCGGGCCATGGCACACCTCTTCCTGCGGTTCCGATCAGAGGAGACAAATGCTCCTCGTCCCGGGCCGGTTCCACAACCCGAACGCGTGCGTGCTCCACTGACCCCGAAACGCGGGTCAGACCCGCAACCATCCACACTTCGCGCCAGCGGAGCGCGCGGTCGCGTGAACGCGCGGGCGGGACGTCGGAGGCATCGGGTCCCGCGCGCTCACGCGTGGGTCGCGGCCGCCCACTGCTCGAGCTTCGCGGCCGCCGCACCCGAGTCCACGGCACCGGCGGCGACGTCGAGCTTGTCGCCCAGCCGCTCCACGATCGGCGTCGAGATCCGAGCGGAGTCACCGGCGAGCTCGAAGGAGACGAGCCCGGCCGCGGCGTTGAGGAGCACGATGTCGCGAAGCGGACCCGCGTCGCCGGCGAGCACCCCCCGGATCACGGCGGCATTCTCGTCGGGCTCGCCGCCCAGCAGGTCCTCGATGCGCGCCCGCGGGATACCGAGGTCGCGCGGGTCGAGGTCATGCTCGGTCACCGCACCTCGGGAGACCTCCCAGATGTGGCTGTGCCCCGTCGTCGTCAGCTTGTCGATGCCGTCGTCGCCGCGGTAGACGAGCGCCGTCGCGCCGCGGGTGCGGAACACGCCGACCAGCAGCGGCACGCGCGGCAGCGACGAGACCCCGACGGCGGACGCCTCCGGGCGGGCGGGGTTGCAGAGCGGGCCGAGGATGTTGAAGAGCGTCGAGATGCCGAGTTCGGCGCGCACCGGGCCCGCATGACGGAAGCCCGGGTGGAACTGGCCCGCGAACGCGAAACTGATCCCGACCTCGTTCAGTACCTCGGCGACGCGTTCGGGGGCGATCGTGATGTCGACGCCGAGGCTCGTCAGCACGTCCGAGGCACCCGACCTCGAGGACGCGCCGCGGTTGCCGTGCTTGATCACCGGCACGCCGGTTGCGGCACAGATGATCGACGCGACCGAGGAGATGTTGAACACCGCGCCGTACGGGTCGCCGCCGGTGCCGACGATGTCGAGCGCCATCGGATCGACCTCGAGCGGCAGGGCGGCCTCCAGCGCCGCATCCCGGAAGCCGACGATCTCGTCGACCGACTCCCCCTTGATCCGCAGCGCGGTCAACAGCGCGGCGATCTGCGTGGGCGCCGCCTGACCGGTCACCACCTCACGCATCGCCCAGGTGGCCTCGCCCACCGAGAGGTCGGAGCCTTCGACGAGGGTCTCGAGCAGGTACGGCCACGTGGGGGTCTCGGGCATTGCCGGATCCTATCGAACCCGTCCCGCGGCCCGGTCACGGGTCGATTCACAGGTCGATCGCGACCTCGGGGCGGACGTCCGGGCCAGTGATTGCCGTCGGGGAACACCTGCAGGCAGGACAGGAGGCCAGTCAGAGCGGCCCGGACCTCCCGACCGGTCCGCGTGGTTCGTAGGTTGCTGTCTGCGAAAGGAGCACGATCATGACCGAGCAGACTCCCTACGCCCCGCCCGCCGAGGCGCAGTTGCAGTACGTCCACCTCGAGAAGCTCTACGGGTACCTGCCCGGCCTCACCGAGTCGCTACCGACGATCTTCGGCGTGCAGCCCGAGGAGTACGCCGCGATCCTCGGCCGGTTCGATGCCCGGGCCCGCGCCGCCGCCGAGAGCCTCCTGGCCGATGCGGCCTTCGCCGACCGGGTCGCGCTGCTCCCGTTCGAGCCCGGCGCGCGTGTCCTTGCCGTGGGCGACAGCATCACCGACGATCTGCAGTCCTGGGCCGAGATCCTGCGACACGTGCTTGCACTCGGGCGGCCGGACGGCCAGCTCACCGTGGTCAACGCGGGCCTCTCGGCGCACACGTCGGCGATGATCCTGCGGCGCTGGCCCTCGATGCTGCATCCCGTTCCCGACTGGATCATCTGTGGGCTCGGCGGCAACGACGTCACCCGGATCGCCGGCGGAAAGACTCAGGTCTCCCTGGCCGAGAGCGTGGCCAATCTCCGGGAGCTGCACCGCGTGGCCGTGGAACGGACCCGGGCCCGGTGGGTCTGGCTGACCCCGGTGCCCGTCGACGAGACGCGGGCCGGTCAGCACAGGCCGTTCCAGTACGGGGCGAGCAGCTGGCGCAACTCCGACATCACGGCGCTGGCCGATGCCATGCGGTCGTTCGATGAGCCGGTCGTCGACCTCGTGCGTTCGTTCGGCGTGCCCGCCCGGTCCGACCTCCAGGGTGCGGACGGCGTCCACCCCTCACTCGCCGGAGAGCAGCAGATCGTGCGTGCCCTCGTGGATCTCCTCACTGGGCAGCGCCTCGACCCCGGCCGAACGTCGGATGCTTCCTCCCGCGATGCGTCGAGCAGCGATCCGTACGATTCTGTTCAGGATTGAGGCCGGACGCCCAGCCGCAAACCGCAAAGGAGCACCCGATGTCCAGGACGATCCTCGACATGTCCATCTCCCTCGACGGATTCATCGCCGGACCCCATGAGACGGTCGACCACGGCCTCGGCGACGGCGGCCAACGCCTCCACGACTGGGGGATGCCTCGGGACGCCAACGGCGCCTACCTGGAGGACGGGCTCGGCGACGTCGACGCCGAGATGATGGCGGCCTACGAGTCGGTGGGCGCTTCGGTCTGCGGCCGCGGCACCGTCGACCCGGCCGGCGGCTGGGGCGGCGAGGCCTACGGCGGGCCGCCGGTGTTCATCTATGCGCGCCGACCGCCGGCGCCCGGCGACCTGCGCTGGCCGAAGTTCACCTACGTCCAGACCATCGAGGAGGCGATCGGTGCGGCCAAGGAGGCCGCGGGCGACGCCTACGTGGTCGTCCAGGGCGCGGGGACGGGCCAGGCCGCCCTCACGGCCGGGCTCCTGGACGAGATCCAGCTGCACGTGGTCCCGCTGCTCCTGCGCGACGGCCGCCGGCTCTTCGACCCGCCCGGTGGTGCACCGATCGACCTGGACCTCGTCCAGGTACGGCAGGGCGTCGCACTGCACCTGCGCTACGCGATCGGCCCTCGCACCGAACGGGCGGCTTGAGGGTCGTCTGGCTACCTGCCAGGGCTGACGAACCGGTGGCAGTCGACGGCGACCGACCCGCCGGGGACGGGCGCACGGTGGAC
Coding sequences within:
- the trpD gene encoding anthranilate phosphoribosyltransferase gives rise to the protein MPETPTWPYLLETLVEGSDLSVGEATWAMREVVTGQAAPTQIAALLTALRIKGESVDEIVGFRDAALEAALPLEVDPMALDIVGTGGDPYGAVFNISSVASIICAATGVPVIKHGNRGASSRSGASDVLTSLGVDITIAPERVAEVLNEVGISFAFAGQFHPGFRHAGPVRAELGISTLFNILGPLCNPARPEASAVGVSSLPRVPLLVGVFRTRGATALVYRGDDGIDKLTTTGHSHIWEVSRGAVTEHDLDPRDLGIPRARIEDLLGGEPDENAAVIRGVLAGDAGPLRDIVLLNAAAGLVSFELAGDSARISTPIVERLGDKLDVAAGAVDSGAAAAKLEQWAAATHA
- a CDS encoding dihydrofolate reductase family protein codes for the protein MSRTILDMSISLDGFIAGPHETVDHGLGDGGQRLHDWGMPRDANGAYLEDGLGDVDAEMMAAYESVGASVCGRGTVDPAGGWGGEAYGGPPVFIYARRPPAPGDLRWPKFTYVQTIEEAIGAAKEAAGDAYVVVQGAGTGQAALTAGLLDEIQLHVVPLLLRDGRRLFDPPGGAPIDLDLVQVRQGVALHLRYAIGPRTERAA
- a CDS encoding alpha-glucosidase, whose amino-acid sequence is MTRVEARTRLKEIYGHPVGRDAIDKVLLQLGRSNRWVRNPVVANLRLGTVARLARPLLGEEFAQSLVTVLADHGPDDETTPGPAPSGHAAAQPPWWRRAVFYQVYPRSFADSDGDGIGDLRGVTSRLDHLADLGVDCVWLSPIFDSPNEDMGYDVRDYRAVMAEMGTLADLDALIAGAHERGMRIILDLVVNHTSAQHPWFRAAVADPDGPYGDYYHLRPGAPGEDGSGRPPNNWASFFGGSAWRWIPQAHRWALHLFAPGQMDLNWDNPRVRAEVAEIVRWWRGRGIDGFRLDVINYISKRGGLPDGNEAIGALMGFPGIEHYFFGPRLHSYLRELRTVGFTRSPGDPAPPSTVRSRRPDGTLGDPAPPDPVGVMVGETPGVGVEMSRLLSGARRGELDLVFNFDVLDGPGKVRWDDYRYDLGYLKGFYLDYLDRVGPDDAIALFLDNHDNPRMLSKVLGARDADPVLRAALAKALATIQLMLPGTPFLFQGQEIGAVDQDFTSVADLRDVESLNRFAELCAEGASEAEALARVLPGARDHARVPMRWEPGPHTGFSTGTPWQVGREDSAGFTVAEQSTDPGSVLNFHRDLIGLRRAEPALTDGGFRALAPGSRTYFGWVRTAPGTGSDWLIEVNLTDRTIRRPRGLPRARVVLASTGTARRATMAPYECSVSRVSPER
- a CDS encoding SGNH/GDSL hydrolase family protein, translating into MTEQTPYAPPAEAQLQYVHLEKLYGYLPGLTESLPTIFGVQPEEYAAILGRFDARARAAAESLLADAAFADRVALLPFEPGARVLAVGDSITDDLQSWAEILRHVLALGRPDGQLTVVNAGLSAHTSAMILRRWPSMLHPVPDWIICGLGGNDVTRIAGGKTQVSLAESVANLRELHRVAVERTRARWVWLTPVPVDETRAGQHRPFQYGASSWRNSDITALADAMRSFDEPVVDLVRSFGVPARSDLQGADGVHPSLAGEQQIVRALVDLLTGQRLDPGRTSDASSRDASSSDPYDSVQD
- a CDS encoding VOC family protein, with the translated sequence MARLNPYLNFSDNARAALEFYHSVFGGELTTSTFAEFGAAEDPADAEKIMHGQLEGDGGILLMAADTPSSLEFPGTNSNISVSLSGGPEDDATLRGYWDKLSGSGTVTEPLAVAPWGDAFGMCVDGFGIRWLFNISGNQPT
- a CDS encoding DinB family protein, which translates into the protein MTPNTQHRDPVTIELLDWIQHTTEHIRGSAQGLTEDQVRAPAAPSGWSIAGLVGHVRDSTGFWLHNVVAGHPMDFQEDTAWDNDPDVPFATLLEDLRRTTGAEARAAVEHIASGSAPLWWPEGAWGGYRQSTVRGVLLHVFNDNAAHTGQLDIAREQIDGGVWDFGRNGVRVRRAGPEA
- a CDS encoding glycoside-pentoside-hexuronide (GPH):cation symporter encodes the protein MSTSAGDAAAPEPLRRRNVWGFGLGTLGRDMVAAMVTLFLLVYLTEVVQVPNQTLGAITVVLVLMRLFDAVNDPVMGFIVDNTRSRWGKFKPWIAIGALAWAAATVLMFSDWGVEGTAFVVVFVGVYLVWEVAYTVNDISYYGMLPSLSRDQGERERIGVVARVCANVGLFALVVALVPVTAALEGALGSAQRAWFVLAVVLVVVMLAFQAITLVATRQRVAVETISPTPLRELLGVIARNDQLLWVTLAMVVFMTGYTVTTSLGLYYFTYIFGDAGMYSVFAAILGVTQILGLLVFPLVSARLSRRRVHLVATSLCVAGYAVFLLADSTMVGIGVAGVLLFGGQAFIQLLMMMFIADSVEYGQWKLGRRNESVTFSLQPFIYKASSALGAGVVGLTLILSGVNEADTPADVPAGGAALFKVAMMGLPMLLVIVSWLVLSRRYRLDEATYAGIVTDLADREAALASNVGPDPTAGPLGAAGGPDDPR